One window of the Pseudofrankia sp. DC12 genome contains the following:
- a CDS encoding GDSL-type esterase/lipase family protein encodes MGEVGRGFSLRRRLRKALRVTVGGLAVAVTAAACGGSGAAGGKTSADPRTRIMIIGDSLTQGTAGDYTWRYRLAAHLSLSAPGRVDFVGTRDDVHDNVSDTAGSHAYLDPMFDRQHSSVWGDSLYLENPKVEGVLKQVPADVVLLGGNDLEFRTNAPQTVAKIKQFLDNARKASPRLTFVLGHVGPAGARGWP; translated from the coding sequence ATGGGTGAGGTTGGCCGTGGCTTCAGCCTCAGGAGACGGCTGCGGAAGGCGTTACGGGTCACCGTGGGGGGACTCGCCGTCGCGGTCACCGCGGCGGCCTGCGGAGGCTCGGGCGCGGCGGGCGGCAAGACGTCCGCGGACCCGCGGACCCGGATCATGATCATCGGCGACTCGCTCACTCAGGGGACGGCCGGCGACTACACCTGGCGCTACCGGCTGGCCGCGCATCTGTCGCTCTCGGCGCCCGGCCGGGTCGACTTCGTCGGCACCCGCGACGACGTGCACGACAACGTCTCCGACACGGCCGGCTCACACGCGTACCTCGACCCGATGTTCGACAGGCAGCACTCGTCCGTCTGGGGCGACTCGCTCTACCTGGAGAACCCCAAGGTCGAGGGTGTGCTGAAGCAGGTTCCGGCCGACGTGGTCCTGCTCGGCGGGAACGACCTGGAGTTCCGGACGAACGCGCCGCAGACGGTCGCCAAGATCAAACAGTTCCTCGACAACGCCCGCAAGGCCAGCCCGAGGCTCACCTTCGTGCTCGGCCACGTAGGGCCAGCCGGGGCCCGCGGCTGGCCCTAG
- a CDS encoding acyl-CoA dehydrogenase, whose translation MAIAISEEHRELARTTRAFLTSHEARAAGRALLEADEEGLPAFWKPFADLGLLGVHLAEEHGGGGAGLNELVVVVEELGRAVAPGPFVPTVAASAVLAAAGSPDQQASLLPGLAAGDTVGAVGLLGELALADGKVSGDGGVVLGGGLASLFVLVAGDDVVVVPATATGLTVTVPQALDPGRRSARLTLDGVTPAEVLPGAAPVAVALTRVIYGAEAVGGALEAAEAATAYAKVREQFGRPIGSFQAIKHHLANMLVAAELATAAVWDAARAATDGASADELSLAAASAAALALPAYAGNASLSTQVHGGIGFTWEHDAHLLLRRATTLTAVLGAQAAAADLTRLSAAGAARAASLDLPDEVEAARAGVRALAQELAALPEQEQLERLIDTGYVQPHWPKPWGIEAPAGLQLVIGEEFAAAGVRRPDYGITSWNILTLVQHGTPDQISRYVRKALTREEIWCQLFSEPAAGSDAAAVRTRAERADGGWVVNGQKVWTSGAQYCRRGLATVRTDFAAAKHAGVTVMIIDMNAPGVEVRPLRQTTGDSGFNEVFLTDVFVPEADVVGEPNHGWKVARATLGNERVSIGGGVGAPAPGDPIELYKAQPDAFPGAAEWVGRCLATGLALRQLNLRSAVRAVAGGEPGPEGNITKLALAEHIGDAAYLALAFAGPDAAFLEGPGAMAARSALSWRAMTIAGGTSEITRNQIAERILGLPRDPLLK comes from the coding sequence ATGGCGATCGCCATCAGTGAGGAGCATCGCGAGCTGGCCCGCACGACGCGGGCGTTCCTCACGTCGCACGAGGCACGCGCCGCGGGTCGGGCGTTACTCGAAGCGGACGAGGAAGGCCTGCCCGCCTTCTGGAAGCCGTTCGCCGACCTGGGGCTGCTTGGCGTCCACCTGGCGGAGGAGCACGGTGGCGGCGGAGCCGGGCTGAACGAGCTGGTGGTGGTGGTCGAGGAGCTCGGCCGCGCCGTCGCGCCGGGGCCGTTCGTGCCGACCGTCGCCGCCTCCGCCGTTCTCGCGGCCGCCGGCTCGCCGGACCAGCAGGCCAGCCTGCTGCCCGGCCTCGCCGCCGGAGACACCGTCGGTGCCGTCGGCCTGCTCGGCGAGCTGGCCCTGGCTGACGGGAAGGTCTCCGGCGACGGCGGAGTGGTCCTCGGCGGTGGGCTCGCCTCGCTGTTCGTCCTGGTCGCGGGGGACGACGTCGTCGTCGTGCCGGCCACCGCCACCGGCCTGACGGTCACCGTCCCGCAGGCGCTCGACCCGGGCCGCCGGTCCGCTCGCCTGACGCTCGACGGGGTCACGCCCGCGGAGGTTCTTCCCGGCGCCGCGCCCGTTGCGGTCGCGCTGACCCGGGTGATCTACGGCGCCGAGGCCGTCGGCGGCGCGCTGGAGGCTGCCGAGGCCGCGACCGCGTACGCCAAGGTCCGCGAGCAGTTCGGCCGGCCGATCGGCTCGTTCCAGGCCATCAAGCACCACCTGGCGAACATGCTGGTCGCCGCGGAGCTCGCCACCGCCGCCGTCTGGGACGCGGCCCGCGCCGCCACCGACGGCGCGAGCGCCGACGAGCTGTCGCTGGCCGCCGCGAGCGCCGCGGCCCTCGCGCTGCCCGCGTACGCCGGCAACGCCTCGCTCAGCACCCAGGTCCACGGCGGCATCGGCTTCACCTGGGAGCACGACGCCCACCTGCTGCTGCGCCGCGCGACGACCCTGACCGCGGTGCTCGGCGCCCAGGCCGCCGCGGCCGACCTCACGAGGCTGTCCGCCGCCGGCGCCGCCCGGGCCGCGTCGCTGGACCTGCCGGATGAGGTCGAGGCCGCCCGCGCCGGGGTCCGCGCGCTGGCCCAGGAGCTCGCCGCCCTGCCCGAGCAGGAGCAGCTCGAACGGCTCATCGACACCGGCTACGTCCAGCCGCACTGGCCGAAGCCGTGGGGCATCGAGGCGCCGGCCGGCCTGCAGCTCGTCATCGGCGAGGAGTTCGCCGCGGCCGGCGTGCGGCGCCCGGACTACGGCATCACCAGCTGGAACATCCTCACCCTCGTCCAGCACGGCACCCCCGACCAGATCTCCCGGTACGTCCGCAAGGCGCTGACCCGGGAGGAGATCTGGTGCCAGCTGTTCTCCGAGCCGGCCGCCGGCTCCGACGCGGCCGCCGTGCGCACCCGCGCCGAGAGGGCGGACGGCGGCTGGGTCGTCAACGGCCAGAAGGTCTGGACCAGCGGGGCCCAGTACTGCCGGCGCGGCCTGGCCACCGTGCGCACCGACTTCGCCGCCGCGAAGCACGCCGGAGTCACGGTCATGATCATCGACATGAACGCCCCCGGCGTCGAGGTCCGCCCATTGCGCCAGACCACCGGCGACAGCGGCTTCAACGAGGTCTTCCTGACCGACGTGTTCGTGCCGGAGGCGGACGTCGTCGGCGAGCCGAACCACGGCTGGAAGGTCGCCCGCGCCACCCTCGGCAACGAGCGGGTCAGCATCGGTGGCGGGGTCGGCGCCCCCGCGCCCGGCGACCCCATCGAACTCTACAAGGCCCAGCCCGACGCGTTCCCCGGCGCGGCCGAGTGGGTGGGCCGCTGCCTCGCCACGGGGCTGGCGCTGCGCCAGCTCAACCTGCGTTCCGCGGTACGCGCCGTCGCCGGCGGCGAGCCGGGCCCCGAGGGCAACATCACCAAGCTGGCCCTGGCGGAGCACATCGGCGACGCCGCCTACCTCGCGCTCGCGTTCGCCGGGCCGGACGCCGCGTTCCTGGAGGGCCCCGGCGCGATGGCGGCCCGCTCGGCGCTGTCCTGGCGCGCGATGACGATCGCCGGCGGTACCTCCGAGATCACCCGCAACCAGATCGCCGAACGCATCCTCGGCCTGCCCCGCGACCCACTGCTGAAGTAG
- a CDS encoding MBL fold metallo-hydrolase, translating to MTSLTQPPSVELPPVERLRPGLWSIPVPLPSAGLRHVFVYLFEADNGGYIVDAGWDTEEAYDALSAGLALAGYQVSDIRGVLATHMHHDHYGLADRVRTESGAWVALHPADAAALRFFTSEPADLVAGMNRLLVRGGVPAADIAKMTAALPPGSAGAKPALPDVLIEDGDRPDVPGWDLRAIWTPGHSPGHLCFWEPAHRLLLAGDHVLPRITPNIPFAAAESADPLGDFLRSLDKVEQYPADEVLPAHEFRIPDLSRRLAELRAHHEQRFREIVTAIRGGAVTAWEICQRMTWSRPWHEVEGFMKRAALAEGMAHLRALQKRGVLRELDGEPPTWQLVGE from the coding sequence ATGACCTCGCTGACCCAGCCGCCCAGTGTGGAGCTGCCGCCGGTCGAACGGCTGCGGCCGGGGCTGTGGAGCATCCCGGTGCCGCTGCCGTCCGCCGGCCTGCGCCACGTCTTCGTCTACCTGTTCGAGGCCGATAACGGCGGCTACATCGTCGACGCCGGCTGGGACACCGAGGAGGCCTACGACGCCCTCAGCGCCGGCCTCGCGCTCGCTGGCTACCAGGTCAGCGACATCCGCGGAGTCCTGGCGACCCACATGCACCACGACCACTACGGCCTGGCCGACCGGGTGCGTACCGAGTCCGGCGCCTGGGTCGCGCTGCACCCGGCCGACGCGGCGGCGTTGCGGTTCTTCACCAGTGAGCCGGCGGACCTGGTCGCCGGCATGAACCGGCTGCTGGTCCGAGGCGGCGTCCCCGCCGCCGACATCGCCAAGATGACCGCGGCGCTGCCGCCCGGGTCCGCCGGCGCCAAGCCCGCGCTGCCGGACGTGCTGATCGAGGACGGCGACCGCCCGGACGTCCCCGGCTGGGACCTGCGCGCCATCTGGACACCCGGCCACTCGCCCGGCCACCTGTGCTTCTGGGAGCCGGCCCACCGGCTGCTGCTCGCCGGCGACCACGTGCTGCCCCGGATCACGCCGAACATCCCGTTCGCCGCGGCCGAGAGCGCCGACCCGCTCGGTGACTTCCTGCGCTCGCTGGACAAGGTCGAGCAGTACCCGGCCGACGAGGTGCTGCCGGCTCACGAGTTCCGCATCCCGGACCTGTCCCGGCGGCTCGCGGAGCTGCGCGCCCATCACGAGCAGCGGTTCCGTGAGATCGTGACGGCGATCCGTGGCGGGGCGGTCACGGCCTGGGAGATCTGCCAGCGGATGACCTGGTCACGCCCGTGGCACGAGGTCGAGGGATTCATGAAGCGCGCCGCGCTGGCCGAGGGTATGGCCCACCTGCGCGCACTGCAGAAGCGCGGCGTCCTGCGCGAGCTCGACGGCGAGCCGCCCACCTGGCAGCTGGTCGGCGAATGA
- a CDS encoding acyl-CoA thioesterase domain-containing protein, with protein sequence MTTTEPTPPAPAAAPATRTAYFQAVGDGTYLPNDVAAGVWAANSISGRILGGLVAHVVEREQSRPGYRLARLNCDMFRTLPFAPVSLTTQTVRDGGRIRVVDVLLAHDGNLFGRATAVFLRPGANPPGEIWQPERGVWHTPDPTAPTPRPQQLNPRIDGRPMLPDVVAPDTPLGPVRVVQRGGMWVRELSAIVEGRPMTGLVRAAMVADLTSPMTHKGTGGIQHINTDWTLTLVREPVGEFLGVLAEDQFGVDGISFGRATIHDAAGLLGSCTITALANPGRADPNRFPRNS encoded by the coding sequence ATGACGACGACAGAGCCCACTCCCCCGGCGCCGGCCGCCGCGCCGGCCACGCGGACGGCATACTTCCAGGCCGTCGGCGACGGCACGTACCTGCCGAACGACGTCGCCGCGGGGGTGTGGGCCGCGAATTCGATCAGCGGCCGCATCCTGGGCGGGCTGGTCGCACACGTCGTCGAACGGGAGCAGTCGCGCCCGGGCTACCGGCTGGCGCGGCTGAACTGCGACATGTTCCGCACGCTCCCGTTCGCGCCGGTCTCGCTCACGACGCAGACAGTCCGCGACGGCGGACGGATTCGCGTCGTGGACGTGCTGCTCGCGCATGACGGGAACCTGTTCGGCCGGGCGACGGCGGTGTTCCTGCGGCCGGGGGCCAACCCGCCGGGCGAGATCTGGCAGCCCGAGCGCGGCGTGTGGCACACGCCCGACCCCACCGCCCCGACACCACGGCCGCAGCAGCTCAACCCCCGGATCGACGGCCGGCCGATGCTGCCCGACGTGGTGGCGCCGGACACCCCGCTCGGCCCGGTCCGCGTCGTCCAGCGCGGGGGGATGTGGGTGCGCGAGCTGAGCGCGATCGTCGAGGGCCGGCCGATGACCGGGCTGGTCCGGGCCGCGATGGTGGCCGACCTGACCAGCCCGATGACCCACAAGGGCACCGGCGGCATCCAGCACATCAACACCGACTGGACGCTGACGCTGGTCCGCGAGCCCGTCGGGGAGTTCCTCGGGGTGCTCGCCGAGGACCAGTTCGGCGTCGACGGCATCTCCTTCGGCCGGGCCACGATCCACGACGCCGCCGGGCTGCTCGGCTCCTGCACCATCACCGCCCTCGCGAACCCGGGACGCGCCGACCCGAACCGTTTCCCCCGCAACAGCTGA
- a CDS encoding GNAT family N-acetyltransferase → MSGSSAPRPIAASDDLATFDSGEHSLNEWLRQRALGNQAAGVSRCFVTCRDGRVVGYYALVTGAVQRQEASRRIGRGMPDPIPVILLGRLAVDLKEQGRGLGSHLLRDAISRTVAAAEIVGVRALLVHALHEQAKRFYLHLGFEPSPAHPLHLFLLLKDARAPMGGAAST, encoded by the coding sequence GTGAGCGGCTCTTCGGCTCCCAGGCCCATCGCCGCCTCCGACGACCTGGCGACCTTCGACAGCGGTGAGCACTCGCTGAACGAATGGCTACGCCAACGCGCCCTGGGCAATCAGGCGGCGGGCGTCTCTCGCTGTTTCGTCACCTGCCGTGACGGACGTGTGGTGGGTTACTACGCCCTGGTCACCGGCGCGGTCCAGCGACAGGAGGCCAGCCGCAGAATCGGTCGGGGTATGCCTGATCCCATCCCGGTTATCTTGCTGGGACGGCTCGCCGTCGACCTCAAGGAGCAGGGCCGCGGGCTGGGCTCCCACCTGTTGCGGGACGCGATCAGCCGTACTGTCGCGGCGGCTGAGATCGTCGGCGTCCGAGCGCTGCTGGTCCACGCGCTGCACGAGCAGGCAAAACGGTTCTACCTGCACCTGGGGTTCGAACCGTCCCCGGCCCATCCGCTGCACCTTTTTCTGCTCCTGAAAGACGCCCGAGCGCCGATGGGCGGAGCCGCGTCGACCTAG
- a CDS encoding DUF1778 domain-containing protein, translating to MSALVQPFDLYADQAHAWGVAAVKSSRIAVRLAEEQAALIRAAAEAEGTTVTEFTVAAAVARAKDVLADQRLFTLGDEAWAEFLSVLDRPVVSKPRLERLFAEESLFE from the coding sequence ATGTCCGCGCTGGTGCAGCCGTTTGACCTGTACGCCGACCAGGCACACGCTTGGGGTGTGGCGGCGGTCAAGAGTTCCCGAATCGCTGTGCGCTTGGCCGAGGAACAGGCTGCGCTGATCCGCGCGGCGGCCGAGGCCGAGGGGACGACGGTTACCGAGTTCACCGTGGCCGCGGCCGTCGCCAGGGCGAAGGATGTCCTGGCCGACCAGCGCCTGTTCACGCTCGGGGACGAGGCGTGGGCCGAGTTCCTCTCCGTCCTCGACCGCCCGGTGGTCAGCAAACCGCGGCTGGAACGCCTGTTCGCCGAGGAGTCACTCTTCGAGTGA